In Leptolyngbya sp. 'hensonii', the following are encoded in one genomic region:
- a CDS encoding VOC family protein: protein MNFNRFEHLNLAVEDLDTSRNFYQKLFPDWYVRAEGENEGKRWMHLGNHQFYVALTETPQAIRTHRPYDSIGINHVGFVIQDGDQMKAFLEANGIEYYTYTSPETKHRIYIDDPDGNEIELVEYQEHYPLK, encoded by the coding sequence TGAACACCTCAATCTCGCAGTGGAGGACCTGGATACCAGCAGAAATTTCTACCAGAAGCTTTTTCCGGATTGGTACGTGCGTGCGGAAGGAGAAAACGAGGGCAAGCGCTGGATGCACCTAGGGAATCACCAGTTCTATGTCGCCTTAACTGAGACTCCCCAGGCCATCCGGACCCATCGGCCCTATGACTCGATCGGCATTAACCATGTTGGCTTTGTAATTCAGGATGGCGATCAAATGAAGGCATTTCTGGAAGCCAATGGGATTGAGTACTACACCTATACCTCACCGGAAACCAAACACCGAATTTACATTGATGACCCGGATGGAAATGAAATTGAACTGGTGGAGTACCAGGAGCATTATCCTCTGAAGTGA
- a CDS encoding rhomboid family intramembrane serine protease: MSTEKSGIAEELKTQAVILGSITAIFWAIELIDLFVFRGTLDRYGIRPRNITGLRGILFAPFLHGGLGHLIANTIPFITLGWFVMLRRTSDFFVVSIIVMLVGGLGTWLIAPPWTVHIGASGVIFGYLGYLLMRGFFERNIPSILISVIVGFLYGGLIWGVLPSQPGISWQGHLFGFLGGVLAARLMADGPKDRNPEEGW, translated from the coding sequence ATGAGTACCGAAAAATCAGGCATTGCCGAGGAATTGAAGACCCAGGCGGTGATCCTGGGCAGTATCACCGCAATTTTTTGGGCCATTGAGCTGATTGACCTCTTCGTTTTTCGAGGAACCCTCGATCGCTATGGAATTCGTCCCCGCAACATCACTGGCCTGCGGGGTATCCTGTTTGCACCCTTTCTCCATGGAGGGCTGGGGCACCTGATCGCCAATACCATTCCCTTCATTACCCTGGGCTGGTTTGTGATGCTGCGTCGCACCAGTGACTTTTTTGTGGTGTCGATCATTGTCATGCTGGTGGGGGGATTGGGCACCTGGTTAATTGCCCCTCCCTGGACGGTTCACATTGGGGCCAGTGGGGTCATCTTTGGTTACTTGGGCTATCTGCTGATGCGGGGGTTCTTTGAACGGAATATTCCCTCCATCTTGATTTCTGTGATTGTGGGCTTCCTGTACGGCGGGTTGATCTGGGGCGTATTGCCCTCCCAACCGGGAATTTCCTGGCAGGGGCATCTGTTCGGCTTTTTGGGTGGGGTGCTGGCAGCTCGGCTCATGGCCGATGGCCCGAAGGACCGAAATCCTGAGGAGGGATGGTAG